From Aspergillus chevalieri M1 DNA, chromosome 4, nearly complete sequence, a single genomic window includes:
- a CDS encoding NCS2 family permease (COG:P;~EggNog:ENOG410PKCD;~InterPro:IPR006043;~TransMembrane:10 (i107-129o149-174i186-212o248-267i332-355o375-397i409-430o436-453i460-478o484-501i);~go_component: GO:0016020 - membrane [Evidence IEA];~go_function: GO:0022857 - transmembrane transporter activity [Evidence IEA];~go_process: GO:0055085 - transmembrane transport [Evidence IEA]) produces MGFAAVTEWAHRVNLAVARSPVGKHFRLEGSGHPKERKGSYFFTEIRAGLATFFAMAYIISVNANITSESGGTCVCPPESMADRCNTNTEYLLCVQEVHRDAVTATAAIAALATFFMGLLANLPVALAPGMGLNAYFAYTVVGHHGNGLIPYEIAVTAVFVEGWVFLAMTLLGIRQWLARALPASIKLATGAGIGLYLTLIGLSYSAGIGLVTGATDQPMELAGCSDAQRDASTGLCPSADKMRSPTMWVGIFCGGVITALLMMYRVRGAVIAGILLVSIISWPRPTPVTYFPHTEVGNSNFDFFKQVVTFHPIRKILVAQEWDLSGHGAQFGLAFITFLYVDILDTTGTLYSMARFAGTIDEETQDFEGSSMAYMVDAICVSIGSLFGVSPVTAFVESGAGISEGGKTGLTSCVTGLCFFIAVFFAPIFASIPPWATGCTLVIVGALMTKATTEINWKYHGDAIPAFLTIAVMPFTYSIAYGLIAGILSYITLNVIVWIIEKGSGGRIKPPNKEEDHEDWTYKLPGGFIPPWLKRAARGKKDFWRDEESSAYASGVIETDGSLSSRDHHLHDTQEMGEKAAPVVAGKPAP; encoded by the exons ATGGGCTTTGCTGCCGTCACTGAATGGGCGCACCGAGTCAACCTCGCGGTTGCTCGGAGCCCAGTTGGGAAGCATTTTCGTCTTGAAGGGTCTGGTCAT CCCAAAGAACGCAAAGGCAGTTATTTCTTTACCGAAATTCGCGCCGGCCTGGCTACCTTCTTCGCCATGGCCTACATTATCAGTGTCAATGCCAACATCACCTCCGAGTCTGGCGGTACCTGCGTCTGTCCTCCCGAAAGCATGGCAGACCGCTGCAACACGAACACCGAATACCTCCTCTGTGTCCAAGAAGTACATCGCGATGCTGTGACGGCGACTGCTGCTATCGCTGCCTTGGCTACTTTCTTCATGGGTCTGCTGGCAAACCTGCCCGTGGCGCTGGCGCCCGGAATGGGTTTGAATGCCTACTTTGCGTATACGGTTGTTGGTCATCATGGAAATGGTCTTATCCCTTACGAAATTGCCGTGACGGCGGTGTTTGTCGAAGGATGGGTGTTTTTGGCTATGACATTACTGGGTATTCGACAATGGCTTGCGCGGGCGTTGCCAGCTTCGATCAAATTGGCGACCGGCGCTGGTATTGGGCTGTACCTTACGCTCATCGGATTATCATACAGTGCGGGTATTGGCTTGGTGACTGGCGCGACCGACCAGCCCATGGAGCTGGCAGGTTGCTCAGATGCGCAGCGCGATGCGAGCACCGGATTATGTCCTAGTGCCGACAAGATGCGCAGTCCGACCATGTGGGTTGGTATCTTCTGCGGTGGTGTCATTACGGCGTTGCTCATGATGTACCGTGTGCGCGGCGCGGTGATTGCGGGTATTCTGCTGGTGTCGATTATCTCGTGGCCTCGTCCTACGCCTGTGACCTACTTCCCGCACACTGAAGTTGGAAACAGCAACTTTGATTTCTTCAAGCAGGTAGTTACGTTCCACCCTATTCGCAAGATTCTGGTTGCGCAGGAATGGGATCTTTCCGGGCATGGAGCGCAGTTTGGTCTGGCGTTTATTACTTTCTTG TATGTCGATATTCTCGATACGAccggtactctgtactcgaTGGCGCGATTTGCTGGAACCATCGATGAGGAGACACAGGACTTTGAGGGTAGTTCCATGGCCTAT ATGGTCGACGCTATCTGCGTTTCAATCGGCTCCCTCTTCGGCGTCTCCCCCGTCACAGCGTTCGTAGAAAGCGGCGCCGGCATTTCAGAAGGCGGAAAAACCGGCCTCACCTCCTGCGTAACAGGACTCTGCTTCTTTATCGCCGTCTTCTTCGCGCCAATCTTCGCCTCCATCCCACCCTGGGCCACCGGTTGCACACTCGTCATCGTCGGCGCGCTAATGACCAAAGCCACGACCGAAATCAACTGGAAGTACCACGGCGACGCAATCCCGGCCTTCCTGACCATCGCCGTCATGCCGTTCACGTATAGTATCGCGTACGGTCTGATCGCGGGTATCCTGAGTTACATCACGCTGAACGTGATTGTGTGGATCATTGAGAAGGGATCGGGCGGACGCATCAAGCCGCCGAACAAGGAAGAGGACCACGAGGATTGGACGTACAAGTTGCCTGGAGGTTTTATTCCGCCGTGGTTGAAGCGTGCTGCTCGCGGGAAGAAGGATTTCTGGCGCGACGAGGAGAGTTCGGCGTATGCTTCCGGGGTGATCGAGACGGATGGATCGCTATCATCGCGGGACCACCATCTTCATGATACCCAGGAAATGGGAGAGAAGGCGGCACCTGTGGTGGCTGGGAAACCGGCGCCTTAA
- a CDS encoding Zn(II)2Cys6 transcription factor (COG:K;~EggNog:ENOG410Q1WU;~InterPro:IPR036864,IPR007219,IPR001138;~PFAM:PF00172;~go_function: GO:0000981 - DNA-binding transcription factor activity, RNA polymerase II-specific [Evidence IEA];~go_function: GO:0003677 - DNA binding [Evidence IEA];~go_function: GO:0008270 - zinc ion binding [Evidence IEA];~go_process: GO:0006351 - transcription, DNA-templated [Evidence IEA];~go_process: GO:0006355 - regulation of transcription, DNA-templated [Evidence IEA]) has protein sequence MTDIHRPLAPVPRGTRRERNGDDARQQPRKRTNIGVACTACKARKLKCSGAPPCQNCLKNHVECTVDNTSDKRRKSGIKRKLETLEDRKDLLLNLVRTLRDSADRRVLHLLDLIRSDASLAEIQFYLDEDRPRGESEGKKVTPKSLEWEQKNGNGAQSESESPATRAVFEPEQLADVPIFDVPAAPWTNVTQDARLVSQLVSLWFTWFHPFFNWLDRDLFIRDMRSGDLRVRCCSPFLVNAMLALACTHSNSAQAYAVPGGMASKGAHFYSEAKRLFSQEEGRITLATTQALALLSVYASLTCKERSSWIYRNNFAFAVDELSKQHPISRPTVHHRVIDHTIWGLFNIATLKALAFCKVPTIKIPNRPLPSLVCSAEDVWHPYPLQLRGMQAHGSCVFHALCGLNRIVHDLAWVFFGGGNPPQADLRTQTKEFHSRLRDWENQLPVCLREQEETQVPHALCLHMYYYCICITISQYAPSIKPDPDNTSPFPNPNHLPDTPSLFYARKISALMRIHRSAWGADRIPVPNMLWVTTALLILLPSLSNPQNREAFIRLAVSAKTFARRWAVGKAKLELVQRRARDMGVEWPVEIGALFADEEAQVASGSGSSRKRARVGS, from the exons ATGACTGATATTCACCGTCCTTTGGCCCCGGTGCCTCGGGGGACTCGCCGGGAGAGGAACGGCGATGATGCCCGCCAGCAGCCTAGGAAGAGGACTAATATCGGCGTTGCGTGTACAGCGTGCAAGGCTCGGAAGTTGAAG TGCTCCGGCGCACCCCCCTGCCAAAACTGTCTAAAGAACCACGTAGAATGTACCGTCGACAACACCAGCGATAAACGCCGAAAGTCCGGGATTAAGCGCAAACTCGAGACCCTTGAAGACCGCAAGGATTTATTATTGAATCTTGTCCGGACACTTCGCGATTCCGCCGACCGCCGCGTCCTTCATCTGCTCGACCTTATCCGCAGCGATGCCTCCCTGGCCGAAATACAGTTCTACCTTGATGAGGATCGGCCGCGCGGGGAGTcagaggggaagaaggtgaCGCCTAAGAGCCTGGAGTGGGAGCAGAAGAATGGAAACGGGGCACAGTCGGAGTCAGAGTCGCCCGCGACAAGGGCCGTGTTCGAACCGGAGCAATTGGCGGACGTCCCGAtatttgatgtgccggcgGCGCCGTGGACGAACGTCACGCAGGATGCGAGGCTTGTTTCGCAGCTGGTGTCGTTGTGGTTTACATGGTTCCATCCCTTTTTCAACTGGTTAGATCGGGATTTGTTTATACGGGACATGAGGTCGGGGGATCTGAGGGTGCGATGCTGTTCGCCGTTTCTGGTCAATGCTATGCTAGCTCTGGCTTGT ACGCATTCGAATTCGGCCCAGGCATATGCAGTCCCTGGGGGCATGGCTTCTAAAGGCGCACATTTCTACAGTGAAGCGAAACGGCTATTTTCCCAAGAAGAGGGCAGAATCACCCTTGCTACAACGCAAGCTCTGGCCTTATTATCAGTATA CGCCAGCCTAACTTGCAAAGAACGCTCCAGCTGGATCTACCGAAACAACTTCGCCTTCGCTGTCGACGAACTCTCAAAACAACACCCCATTTCTCGCCCCACTGTCCACCACCGGGTAATAGACCACACAATATGGGGCCTGTTTAACATCGCCAC ACTCAAGGCCCTCGCATTCTGTAAGGTGCCCACGATTAAGATTCCCAATCGGCCTTTGCCGTCGCTGGTGTGTTCGGCAGAGGATGTTTGGCATCCGTACCCGTTGCAATTGAGGGGAATGCAGGCGCATGGGAGCTGTGTGTTCCATGCGTTGTGCGGGTTGAATAGGATCGTGCATGATCTTGCTTGGGTTTTCTTTGGTGGGGGTAATCCACCACAGGCCGATCTGAGGACGCAAACGAAGGAGTTCCATTCTCGATTGAGAGATTGGGAAAATCAGTTACCGGTCTGTTTGAGAGAACAAGAGGAGACTCAAGTTCCTCATGCATTATGCTTGCA CATGTACTACTATTGCATCTGCATAACCATCTCCCAATATGCCCCGTCGATAAAACCAGACCCTGACAATACCTCCCCTTTTCCCAATCCCAACCACCTCCCCGACACGCCCAGCCTCTTCTACGCCCGCAAAATCTCCGCCCTAATGCGTATCCACCGCTCCGCATGGGGGGCCGATCGCATCCCCGTCCCAAATATGCTCTGGGTAACAACCGCTCTTCTTATCTTACTCCCCAGCCTCTCCAACCCCCAAAACCGCGAAGCATTTATCAGGCTTGCTGTGTCAGCGAAGACATTTGCTAGGCGGTGGGCTGTCGGAAAGGCAAAGCTGGAATTGGTACAGCGACGCGCAAGGGATATGGGCGTTGAGTGGCCGGTTGAGATTGGGGCTTTGTTTGCGGATGAGGAGGCTCAGGTTGCGTCGGGGTCGGGGTCGTCGAGGAAGAGAGCGAGGGTGGGATCATGA
- a CDS encoding uncharacterized protein (SECRETED:SignalP(1-18)) — protein MKLSLATLTALLVALAHAAPVPGDSTEISGNALVEANVLNDAVKNVGNNAASGLLKEVDGLVKQLTEALGGLVPLRKRGDETEITDNVLIKADVLNDAVKNVGNDAVRGLLEELSGLLGQLTGALGGLLKRDSTEITDNALVDAKVANNAAKNILNNAAKRHDDIDLPLDLNDLLKRDNTEISDNAGVDAKVANDAAKNILNDALKRGDDTEIKDNTLIKLNILNDALKNILNALASS, from the coding sequence ATGAAGCTCTCGCTCGCTACCCTTACTGCCCTCCTTGTGGCTCTCGCCCATGCCGCCCCGGTTCCTGGTGACAGCACCGAAATAAGCGGAAACGCGCTCGTCGAAGCCAATGTTTTGAACGATGCTGTGAAAAACGTCGGCAACAATGCTGCTAGTGGCTTGCTCAAGGAGgttgacggcctggtcaagCAGCTGACAGAAGCCCTGGGTGGACTTGTCCCTCTCCGCAAGCGCGGCGACGAGACCGAAATTACCGACAACGTTCTCATCAAAGCCGATGTTTTGAACGATGCCGTGAAAAATGTCGGCAACGATGCTGTTAGAGGTTTGCTTGAGGAGCTGAGTGGCCTCCTTGGTCAGCTGACTGGCGCTTTGGGTGGACTCCTCAAGCGCGACAGCACCGAAATTACCGACAATGCTCTGGTCGACGCTAAGGTGGCTAACAATGCCGCTAAAAATATCCTCAACAACGCTGCCAAGCGCCATGACGACATTGATCTTCCCCTCGATCTCAACGATCTCTTGAAGCGCGATAACACTGAGATCAGTGACAACGCCGGAGTTGACGCCAAGGTGGCTAACGATGCCGCGAAGAACATCCTCAATGATGCGCTCAAGCGGGGGGACGATACAGAGATCAAGGACAATACTCTGATCAAGTTGAACATCCTCAACGACGCCTTGAAAAACATCCTCAATGCTCTCGCATCATCATAA
- a CDS encoding uncharacterized protein (SECRETED:SignalP(1-18)), giving the protein MQLSIATLTAIVVTLANAAPISPADQIAAIVDGKPLPQHAPHRESSKDDSKDVVDLLGHTQLLNGNGLNVLGGKASGGISKRQELERLYPEHYGSVESSEDDSSDVLDLLGHASLLNGNSINLLGGKASGGISKRQLGALTGLVNGAARKRGYPQQEHNKDNSADVVDALGHVQALNNDGINVLGGKANGGIGKRGHPEVEHNKDNSKDVADALGHVQALNNDGINVLGGKANGGIGKRGYPQQEHNKDNSKDVVDLLGHVQALNNDGINVLGGKANGGIGKRGHPEVEHNKDNSADVVDALGHVQALNNDGINLLGHSASGGIGKRGYPAEQESNKHDSEDVLDVLGHVQALNGDGINLLGHSASGGIGKRGYPAEQESNKHDSEDVLDVLGHVQALNGNGINLLGHSANGGISQRGYPVEHNEDNSADVVDLLGHTDLLDADAIALLAQNANGGIIKRGYPVEEEHNKDNSEDILNLLGHLQLLNNNGINLLGHSADGGIDKRSDIDNSEDVANVLGHTKLLNNDGINILGGSANGGASHKPEPKPVVIKEKEHKPEAPEQDHVAVVGPSFEANQVQQVHQQNHQ; this is encoded by the coding sequence ATGCAACTCTCCATCGCTACCCTCACTGCCATCGTGGTTACCCTGGCCAACGCCGCCCCCATCTCCCCGGCTGACCAGATCGCCGCCATCGTCGACGGCAAGCCTCTTCCCCAGCACGCTCCTCACCGCGAGTCCAGCAAGGACGACTCCAAGGATGTCGTGGACCTCCTTGGCCACACCCAGCTCCTCAACGGCAATGGTCTCAACGTCCTGGGTGGCAAGGCCAGCGGCGGCATCTCCAAGCGCCAGGAGCTCGAGCGCCTCTACCCCGAGCACTACGGCAGCGTTGAGTCGAGCGAGGACGACAGCTCGGATGTCCTTGACCTTCTTGGCCACGCTAGCCTCCTGAATGGCAACTCCATTAACCTCCTTGGTGGCAAGGCTAGCGGAGGTATCTCGAAGCGTCAGCTTGGTGCCCTGACAGGCTTGGTCAATGGTGCCGCCAGAAAGCGCGGCTACCCCCAGCAGGAGCACAACAAGGACAACAGCGCCGACGTTGTCGACGCCCTCGGCCACGTCCAGGCTCTGAACAACGATGGCATCAATGTCCTTGGTGGTAAGGCCAACGGCGGTATTGGCAAGCGCGGCCACCCCGAAGTTGAGCACAACAAGGATAACAGCAAGGACGTTGCCGACGCTCTCGGCCATGTCCAGGCTCTGAACAACGATGGCATCAACGTTCTTGGTGGCAAGGCCAACGGCGGTATTGGCAAGCGCGGCTACCCCCAGCAGGAGCACAACAAGGATAACAGCAAGGACGTTGTCGACCTCCTGGGCCACGTCCAGGCTCTGAACAACGACGGCATCAATGTCCTTGGTGGTAAGGCCAATGGTGGCATTGGCAAGCGTGGCCACCCCGAAGTTGAGCACAACAAGGACAACAGCGCCGACGTTGTTGATGCCCTTGGTCACGTTCAGGCCCTGAACAACGATGGTATCAACCTCCTCGGCCACTCCGCCAGCGGTGGTATCGGCAAGCGTGGCTACCCTGCCGAGCAGGAATCCAACAAGCACGACAGTGAGGATGTTCTCGACGTCTTGGGCCACGTCCAGGCCCTCAACGGCGACGGTATCAACCTCCTCGGCCACTCCGCCAGCGGTGGTATCGGCAAGCGTGGCTACCCTGCCGAGCAGGAATCCAACAAGCACGACAGTGAGGATGTCCTCGACGTCTTGGGCCACGTCCAGGCCCTCAACGGCAACggcatcaacctcctcggcCACTCCGCCAACGGTGGCATCAGCCAGCGTGGCTACCCCGTTGAGCACAACGAGGACAACAGCGCTGACGTCGTCGACCTCCTCGGCCACACCGATCTCCTCGACGCCGACGCCATCGCCCTCCTGGCCCAAAACGCCAACGGCGGTATCATTAAGCGCGGCTACCCCGTCGAGGAAGAGCACAACAAGGACAACAGCGAGGatatcctcaacctcctcggGCACCTCCAGCTCCTCAACAACAACGGCATTAACCTCCTCGGCCACTCCGCCGACGGTGGTATCGACAAGCGCTCCGACATCGACAACTCCGAGGATGTCGCCAATGTTCTCGGCCACACCAAGCTCCTCAACAACGACGGCATCAACATCCTCGGTGGCTCTGCTAACGGCGGTGCCTCGCACAAGCCCGAGCCCAAGCCCGTCGTcatcaaggagaaggaaCACAAGCCCGAGGCCCCTGAGCAGGACCACGTCGCTGTTGTTGGCCCCTCCTTCGAGGCTAACCAGGTCCAGCAGGTTCATCAGCAGAACCACCAGTAA
- a CDS encoding LITAF-like zinc ribbon domain-containing protein (COG:S;~EggNog:ENOG410PSHA;~InterPro:IPR006629,IPR037519;~PFAM:PF10601), producing the protein MSSDKHNDVPAPAYHETEMPQAMPNAPIIIEPDHAYVQPNETGQSYIQPDHAHPQPTQAPIQQQQLPVQQPVNSQYPTATPLHALQSSPAPVDCPACGQREMTQVIMESGNTTHAWAAILCFCCCLGCLPYLASSLKDANHHCAKCGVLLATWHNSGKVEVVHGRQRQAPARKEKK; encoded by the exons ATGTCCTCCGACAAGCACAACGACG TCCCTGCTCCCGCCTACCACGAGACCGAGATGCCCCAGGCAATGCCCAATGcccccatcatcatcgagcCGGACCACGCATACGTCCAGCCGAACGAAACAGGCCAATCATACATCCAGCCAGACCACGCACACCCCCAGCCGACACAAGCCCCCatccagcaacaacaactccCAGTCCAACAACCCGTTAACTCCCAATACCCAACAGCCACACCCCTCCACGCGCTTCAAAGCTCGCCCGCCCCCGTTGACTGCCCGGCATGCGGCCAGCGCGAGATGACACAGGTTATTATGGAGTCAGGAAACACGACACACGCTTGGGCGGCCATTCTATGCTTCTGCTGTTGTCTGGGATGTCTGCCGTACTTGGCGTCGTCGCTTAAGGACGCGAACCATCATTGTGCCAAGTGCGGGGTGTTGTTGGCGACGTGGCATAACAGCGGGAAGGTTGAGGTTGTGCATGGTAGGCAACGTCAGGCGCCGGcgaggaaggagaagaagtgA
- a CDS encoding uncharacterized protein (COG:S;~EggNog:ENOG410PTDT;~TransMembrane:1 (o34-56i)), which produces MPALPIDDISSASSEILHGIAKRGNWASKNPGPILVFCIVFVVGMGIALLVVYRFMMAKKAARQSYEVE; this is translated from the coding sequence ATGCCTGCCCTCCCAATCGACGACATTTCCTCCGCATCCTCCGAAATCCTTCACGGCATCGCCAAGCGCGGCAATTGGGCCAGCAAAAATCCCGGCCCCATCCTTGTCTTTTGCATTGTCTTCGTTGTCGGCATGGGTATCGCGCTTCTCGTCGTTTACCGGTTTATGATGGCTAAAAAAGCGGCCAGGCAGTCGTATGAGGTGGAGTAA
- a CDS encoding uncharacterized protein (COG:S;~EggNog:ENOG410PXQH) yields MIAILTSLLTFVLATLYFTHRSLRSTLHAHHECTLPPQITTRITSLPADLTTHPEKYIIFYDQASRPVSRRLLPDLPLPELLTALLRRNMAAFSHFPQAWLLRLNCPTERVSFCSSYIQKLEFGQGECVCGVYRVAARKEDSVELEMSRGDVVGRLVIGYVVDKEQDTVTFSNETVMWSRKDEDGGGGGKIPLENRVVRFFHEMTAWWLMDSGVCYLMDMDGSEVDERVAFEKDGE; encoded by the coding sequence ATGATTGCCATTTTAACCTCCCTCCTAACCTTCGTCCTCGCAACCCTCTACTTTACCCACCGCTCCCTCCGCTCCACCCTCCACGCCCACCATGAATGCACCCTTCCTCCTCAAATCACAACCCGCATAACCTCCCTCCCGGCAGACCTGACTACACACCCCGAGAAATACATCATCTTCTACGACCAGGCCTCACGGCCAGTCTCCAGGCGCTTGCTCCCGGACCTCCCGCTCCCGGAATTACTAACCGCCCTCCTCCGCCGGAATATGGCAGCGTTTTCACATTTCCCGCAGGCGTGGCTGTTACGCCTGAATTGCCCTACGGAGAGGGTGAGTTTCTGCAGTAGTTACATCCAGAAATTAGAATTCGGGCAGGGGGAGTGCGTGTGTGGTGTTTACCGGGTTGCTGCGAGGAAGGAGGATTCGGTTGAGTTGGAGATGAGTCGGGGGGATGTGGTGGGGCGGTTGGTTATTGGGTATGTTGTTGATAAGGAGCAGGATACAGTGACATTTTCAAACGAGACGGTTATGTGGAGTCGgaaggatgaagatggagggggaggagggaagaTTCCGTTGGAGAATCGGGTGGTGCGATTCTTTCATGAGATGACCGCTTGGTGGTTGATGGATTCGGGGGTATGTTATcttatggatatggatgggagTGAAGTTGATGAAAGGGTTGCTTTTGAGAAGGATGGGGAGTGA
- a CDS encoding class II fructose-bisphosphate aldolase (COG:G;~EggNog:ENOG410PMFD;~InterPro:IPR000771,IPR013785;~PFAM:PF01116;~go_function: GO:0003824 - catalytic activity [Evidence IEA];~go_function: GO:0008270 - zinc ion binding [Evidence IEA];~go_function: GO:0016832 - aldehyde-lyase activity [Evidence IEA];~go_process: GO:0005975 - carbohydrate metabolic process [Evidence IEA]) yields the protein MCCYNLEGILATVRAAEAKRSPAMILLFPWAVHYANGLLVHAAAEAASTASVPIAVHMDHAQTPEIIRRAADIGGFDGIMVDMSHYEKEENLALTRELVAYCHERGIATEAEPGRIEGGEDGVADTADLEGMLTTPEESEEFVATGIDWLAPAFGNVHGEYGPRGIQLEYDRLLSIRQKVGDRVRLVLHGADPFNKEIFQKCIECGVSKININKVLNNEFVRVWGERAGKAPLTSVIEEATDAMQKAVERCMDMLGSTGRY from the coding sequence ATGTGCTGCTACAATCTCGAAGGCATCCTGGCGACTGTCCGCGCCGCTGAAGCAAAGCGCTCACCCGCCAtgatcctcctcttcccctgGGCAGTCCACTACGCCAACGGCCTGCTCGTGCACGCCGCCGCCGAAGCCGCCTCCACTGCATCGGTCCCTATCGCCGTGCACATGGACCACGCGCAGACGCCGGAGATTATCCGTCGCGCTGCGGACATCGGCGGCTTTGATGGGATTATGGTGGACATGTCGCACtatgagaaggaggagaaccTTGCGCTCACGCGGGAGCTTGTGGCGTACTGTCATGAGAGGGGGATTGCGACGGAGGCAGAGCCGGGGAGGATTGAGGGGGGTGAGGATGGGGTTGCTGATACTGCGGATTTGGAGGGGATGTTGACGACTCCTGAGGAGAGTGAGGAATTCGTTGCGACGGGGATTGACTGGCTTGCGCCTGCTTTTGGAAACGTGCATGGCGAGTATGGTCCTCGGGGGATTCAGCTGGAGTATGACAGACTGCTCTCGATTCGGCAGAAGGTTGGGGATCGGGTACGGCTGGTTCTGCACGGTGCAGACCCGTTTAACAAGGAGATTTTTCAGAAGTGCATTGAGTGTGGAGTGAGCAAGATCAATATCAACAAGGTGTTGAACAATGAGTTTGTGAGGGTTTGGGGCGAGAGGGCTGGCAAGGCGCCGTTGACAAGTGTTATCGAGGAGGCGACGGATGCGATGCAGAAGGCTGTCGAAAGGTGTATGGACATGCTGGGGTCGACGGGGCGTTACTGA
- the sdh2 gene encoding succinate dehydrogenase iron-sulfur protein subunit SDH2 (BUSCO:EOG09263X1F;~COG:C;~EggNog:ENOG410PHEW;~InterPro:IPR017900,IPR017896,IPR012675,IPR001041, IPR006058,IPR009051,IPR025192,IPR004489,IPR036010;~PFAM:PF13534,PF13237,PF13085,PF13183;~go_function: GO:0009055 - electron transfer activity [Evidence IEA];~go_function: GO:0016491 - oxidoreductase activity [Evidence IEA];~go_function: GO:0051536 - iron-sulfur cluster binding [Evidence IEA];~go_function: GO:0051537 - 2 iron, 2 sulfur cluster binding [Evidence IEA];~go_process: GO:0006099 - tricarboxylic acid cycle [Evidence IEA];~go_process: GO:0055114 - oxidation-reduction process [Evidence IEA]) has product MAALRSTSRLFASSRPLFRPAVFARSYATVERDNPTTATGYANPKTIPATQTSDVAEQKPSPDARMKTFHVYRWNPDQPTEKPKMQSYQLDLNKTGPMMLDALIRIKNELDPTLTFRRSCREGICGSCAMNIDGVNTLACLCRIPTETTQQSRIYPLPHMYVVKDLVPDLTHFYKQYKSIKPYLQRDTPAEDGLEFRQSPEDRKKLDGLYECILCACCSTSCPSYWWNSEEYLGPAILLQSYRWLADSRDERKAERKAALDNSMSVYRCHTILNCSRTCPKGLNPALAIAQIKKELAAP; this is encoded by the exons ATGGCTGCCCTTCGCTCGACTTCGCGCCTCTTCGCCTCCTCGAGGCCCCTCTTCCGTCCTGCCGTCTTTGCTCGTTCCTACGCGACCGTCGAGAGAGATAACCCGACGACTGCCACCGGATATGCCAACCCCAAGACCATTCCCGCGACCCAGACCTCCGATGTTGCAGAGCAAAAGCCCTCCCCCGATGCTCGCATGAAGACCTTCCACGTCTACCGCTGGAACCCGGACCAGCCCACCGAGAAGCCCAAGATGCAGAGCTACCAGTTGGATCTGAACAAGACCGGTCCCATGATGCTGGATGCGCTCATCCGCATCAAGAACGAACTCGACCCGACCTTGACTTTCCGGAGAAGCTGCAGAGAGGGTATCTGTGGAAGTTGCGCCATGAACATTGACGGTGTCAACACTCTTGCTTGTTTAT GCCGCATTCCGACCGAGACCACCCAACAGTCGCGCATCTACCCATTGCCTCACATGTACGTGGtcaaggacttggtcccTGACTTGACCCACTTCTACAAGCAGTACAAGTCGATCAAGCCGTACTTGCAGCGTGACACTCCTGCCGAGGAC GGCCTTGAATTCCGCCAAAGCCCCGAGGACCGGAAGAAGCTGGACGGTCTCTACGAATGCATTCTGTGCGCCTGCTGCTCGACCTCGTGTCCCTCGTACTGGTGGAACAGCGAGGAGTACCTCGGACCCGCCATTCTCCTGCAGTCGTACCGGTGGTTGGCCGACTCGCGTGACGAGCGCAAGGCCGAGCGCAAGGCCGCTCTGGACAACAGCATGAGTGTGTACCGTTGCCACACCATTCTCAACTGCTCGCGGACCTGCCCCAAGGGTCTGAACCCGGCTTTGGCGATTGCTCAGATCAAGAAGGAGCTTGCTGCGCCATAG